In a single window of the Zea mays cultivar B73 chromosome 5, Zm-B73-REFERENCE-NAM-5.0, whole genome shotgun sequence genome:
- the LOC103628114 gene encoding MACPF domain-containing protein NSL1 yields MKVLFLRLGFSGVADLKIRRSEWGGALVAPRRSGSLSARISAALSGGLVLAPPAVEEKVEVNSAIFPKGPPVPLPVQKMATHIDTTEVSRGPDDLPGYWVVTGAKLCMEGGKVALKVKYSLLIAVQEDPEGH; encoded by the coding sequence ATGAAGGTGCTCTTCCTACGCCTCGGCTTCTCTGGTGTCGCGGATTTGAAGATCCGCCGCTCCGAGTGGGGCGGGGCCCTGGTCGCGCCGCGGAGGTCCGGGTCGCTGTCGGCACGCATCAGCGCCGCGCTGTCCGGTGGCCTGGTGTTGGCGCCGCCGGCGGTGGAGGAGAAGGTGGAGGTCAACTCCGCCATATTCCCCAAGGGCCCGCCGGTGCCACTCCCGGTTCAGAAGATGGCCACGCACATCGACACCACCGAGGTGAGCAGGGGCCCCGACGACCTGCCGGGCTACTGGGTTGTCACCGGCGCCAAGCTCTGCATGGAAGGCGGCAAGGTCGCCCTCAAGGTCAAGTACTCGTTGCTCATCGCAGTGCAAGAGGACCCTGAAGGACACTGA